ACACCTGACGTGCGCTGACTTGCGGCGTGTCGCCCTTATCGGCCCTCGCAGAAGGGCAACACGCCGCAAGTCAACGTGGGGGTGCCCAGTTCGGGTCGCGGCCCAGGAGGGCGGCCAGGTTGTCGATCGCCGGGCGGGACGGCTCCTCGGCCCGCGGGGGGCGGTAGGCGCCCCCGGGTCCGTTGAGGGGGCTGCCGGGCGCGGTGTTGGCGCGGGCGAGAGGCAGCGCCGCCTCGGCGATCCAGGACGGGACGGCGGGCGTGGTGCGGAGCGCGCGCGCCAGGTCCCAGCGGTGGACCAGCATGTCGACCGCGTGGATGCCGAGCACCCACTCGGTCGGCACCGGGCCCAGCCGGGGCATGGTGACGGTCTCGCCCGCCCGTTCGAGGACGGCGAGGCAGCGGGCGGCGACCAGGGCGAAGTCGCCGCGCGGGTCGGCGGAGGGTTCGAGGGGCGGCAGCGCGGTCCGCGCGATGGCCTCGTGCCGCTCGTTCATGTGGTGGAGGAGGTCCGTGACCGTCCATCCCTCGCAGGGGGTCGGGTCCGCCATCGCGGCGTCGGGGATCAGGGCCACGTCGTGGCCGATCAGGGCCACCGCGGTGGCGTCGAGGCTGAGCAGGCGGGTCATGTCGCGTCCCATCGTTGGCGAACGGTCGTTCGTCAAAACCATAGCGTACGTACGTTCGCTATTCTGGCTCCATGTCTCCTCGACACTCGGCGGCCGAAGCGGCCCGGACCCGTGAGCGGATCGTGGGCGCGGCGGTGTCCGAGGCCTCGCGGGTGGGGCTGGAAGGACTGACGGTCGGCTCGCTGGCGCAGCGGCTCGGCATGAGCAAGGCGGGCCTGGTCGGGCCGTTCGGGTCGCGCGAGCGGCTGCTCATGGCCGCGCTGGACCAGGCCTGCGAGGTCTTCCGCGCGGCGGTGACCGGGCCCCTGGACGGCCTGCCGCCCGGGCCGGAGCGTCTGGAACGGCTCATCGACGGGTGGGTCGGCTACCTGGCCGACTGCCCGTTCCCCGGGGGCTGCTTCGTCACGGCCGCCACGTCCGAGCTCGACGGGCGGCCGGGGCCGC
The sequence above is a segment of the Actinomadura coerulea genome. Coding sequences within it:
- a CDS encoding TetR/AcrR family transcriptional regulator, with the translated sequence MSPRHSAAEAARTRERIVGAAVSEASRVGLEGLTVGSLAQRLGMSKAGLVGPFGSRERLLMAALDQACEVFRAAVTGPLDGLPPGPERLERLIDGWVGYLADCPFPGGCFVTAATSELDGRPGPLRDRLREIVASHRRALAAEVAAAQEALPGPHRPAEEVATALTGLSMAANQEIQLLGDPSAAGRARAAMRHAAGLPA
- a CDS encoding maleylpyruvate isomerase family mycothiol-dependent enzyme, with the translated sequence MTNDRSPTMGRDMTRLLSLDATAVALIGHDVALIPDAAMADPTPCEGWTVTDLLHHMNERHEAIARTALPPLEPSADPRGDFALVAARCLAVLERAGETVTMPRLGPVPTEWVLGIHAVDMLVHRWDLARALRTTPAVPSWIAEAALPLARANTAPGSPLNGPGGAYRPPRAEEPSRPAIDNLAALLGRDPNWAPPR